A genomic segment from Gracilimonas sediminicola encodes:
- a CDS encoding CHASE2 domain-containing protein encodes MAPKKKRLTSVALIAIAAFVVSFVLMLIRPIQVTELKYYDQLFEWRGPLDVSDSPIVLVAISQKADEDIPQKFPWPTNLHARLVENLNRAGAKVIAFDVVFNNRDLYEYKNDTTFAEAIKKHGNVILAGDLQRTVSQYSNEISTLFPTPVLRVNNPNRVALVKVHPDIDGAIRSYRFGQEHQEQDYYRLGLEALRLYHEIPYEEIDPIGPNPGSDYFTLGPYEILKDRPNSFLINYYGPESTFPEVSYEEVIDDSGYTTVFESELGGVNTFDDPDIGHLAKGTFEDKIVIVGATMPLLKDFYTTPFANEGNNPRPGYQVHANAIQTVLDGNYIERFRGWYTLLIMFFLCLGITSVNRVVGASWGITASVVLAAGYFGITYWAFMSHNVLMMITGPLIAIIITQGGMVSYEYYIEQKEKRRIKGMFASYVSPELVDRMIASGEEPQLGGEETHMTAFFSDVVAFSTFSEQLEAKELVTLINEYLSTMTDILNSRGGTLDKYIGDAIVAFFGSPVPMKDHAYQACVASQLMQKELSELRMKWEKEGWSDLVANMHQRIGMNTGVMVTGNMGSSRRFNYTMMGDNVNLAARCESGAKQYGVYTMVTESTKKEAEEYGDDCLFRLLDNIVVKGRTKPVKVYEIAGLRADAGQEQHDCIGLYEQGLEYYFNQEWDEAIEKFKESQPLERYERNPSGIFIRRCELMKEESPGDDWNGVFIMKRK; translated from the coding sequence ATGGCCCCCAAGAAGAAAAGACTTACTTCCGTTGCTCTTATTGCCATTGCTGCGTTTGTTGTGTCTTTTGTGCTCATGCTGATCAGGCCTATTCAGGTAACAGAGCTCAAGTATTATGATCAGCTTTTTGAGTGGCGCGGCCCTCTGGATGTATCGGACTCTCCCATCGTTTTGGTAGCTATTAGTCAGAAAGCCGATGAGGATATCCCCCAGAAATTTCCCTGGCCTACCAACCTTCATGCCCGGCTGGTTGAGAACCTGAACCGTGCCGGAGCCAAAGTGATCGCCTTTGATGTGGTATTTAATAATCGGGACCTATACGAATATAAAAATGATACCACCTTTGCGGAGGCTATCAAAAAGCATGGCAATGTGATTCTGGCCGGCGACCTTCAGCGAACGGTTTCTCAGTATTCGAATGAAATATCCACCTTATTCCCAACACCGGTGCTGCGTGTCAACAACCCAAACCGGGTAGCGCTGGTGAAAGTGCATCCGGACATAGACGGCGCTATCCGTTCTTATCGCTTCGGGCAAGAGCACCAGGAACAAGACTATTACCGGTTGGGACTTGAAGCACTGAGGTTGTACCACGAAATTCCCTATGAAGAAATTGACCCCATCGGGCCAAACCCTGGCAGCGATTACTTTACACTTGGTCCTTACGAAATTCTGAAAGACCGGCCGAACTCTTTTCTCATCAATTACTATGGGCCGGAAAGTACCTTCCCGGAAGTGTCATATGAAGAAGTGATTGACGATTCGGGCTACACTACTGTATTTGAATCGGAGTTAGGTGGGGTGAATACCTTTGATGATCCCGATATCGGTCATTTGGCAAAAGGTACTTTTGAAGATAAGATTGTGATTGTTGGCGCCACCATGCCCTTATTGAAAGATTTCTATACCACTCCTTTTGCAAACGAAGGCAACAATCCGCGGCCGGGATACCAGGTTCATGCCAACGCTATTCAAACCGTTTTAGATGGCAACTATATCGAGCGGTTTCGAGGATGGTACACGCTGCTAATTATGTTTTTTCTGTGCCTTGGAATTACTTCTGTGAACAGGGTTGTGGGAGCTTCCTGGGGCATTACGGCTTCGGTGGTTTTGGCGGCCGGTTATTTTGGGATTACGTACTGGGCATTTATGAGCCACAATGTGTTGATGATGATCACCGGTCCGCTGATTGCCATCATTATAACCCAGGGCGGTATGGTAAGTTATGAGTATTACATTGAGCAGAAGGAAAAGCGGCGGATTAAAGGCATGTTTGCTTCCTATGTTTCTCCAGAGTTGGTGGACCGTATGATTGCTTCGGGTGAAGAGCCTCAGCTTGGGGGTGAAGAAACACACATGACCGCCTTTTTCAGCGATGTGGTAGCCTTCTCCACCTTTTCCGAGCAGCTGGAAGCCAAAGAGCTGGTAACCCTGATTAATGAGTACCTGAGCACTATGACAGACATCCTGAACAGTCGCGGAGGTACGCTTGATAAATATATCGGGGATGCCATTGTGGCCTTTTTTGGCTCGCCCGTCCCGATGAAAGATCATGCATACCAGGCGTGTGTGGCCTCTCAGCTCATGCAAAAAGAACTGAGTGAACTGCGTATGAAGTGGGAGAAAGAGGGATGGTCGGATTTAGTTGCGAATATGCATCAGCGTATTGGTATGAATACCGGGGTGATGGTAACCGGAAATATGGGGTCGTCCCGGCGCTTTAATTATACCATGATGGGAGATAACGTAAACCTTGCTGCCCGTTGCGAAAGCGGGGCCAAGCAATACGGAGTGTACACCATGGTAACGGAATCGACCAAAAAAGAAGCCGAAGAGTACGGGGATGATTGCCTGTTCCGCCTGCTGGATAACATTGTAGTGAAGGGGAGAACTAAACCGGTGAAAGTGTATGAAATTGCCGGCTTACGCGCTGATGCCGGTCAGGAGCAGCACGATTGTATAGGGTTGTATGAACAAGGATTGGAGTACTACTTTAATCAGGAATGGGATGAAGCAATAGAGAAGTTCAAAGAGTCCCAACCGCTGGAGCGCTATGAGAGAAATCCGTCGGGGATATTTATTCGGCGTTGCGAATTGATGAAGGAAGAATCGCCGGGCGATGACTGGAATGGCGTGTTTATTATGAAGAGAAAATAG
- a CDS encoding OmpA family protein, translated as MKRTIHLLVLTLFLVGGTVVQYGCGSDEPVVQEPVDTDGDGLTDAEEAELGTDSNSADSDGDGLTDADEINTYETDPLNSDTDGDGLSDGDEVNSYNTDPNSTDSDGDGLSDGDEINEHETDPNNADSDGDGLNDYDEVMTHGTNPNNADSDGDGFTDMQEIDMGTNPTDDSDPVYLTEDSFTTINFDFDRSNIRADAAEALMDNVEVLKDAPAFRVRVDAYTDHVGGDQYNLRLSLRRATSVVDFYTENGISEDRIESRGLGKAPVECTEAEMDANTPGCERNRRAESHPVSTLKYQPGM; from the coding sequence ATGAAGCGAACTATCCATCTTCTCGTTCTCACACTTTTCTTAGTAGGTGGTACCGTAGTACAGTATGGCTGTGGTTCTGACGAACCAGTTGTCCAGGAACCAGTAGACACTGACGGCGACGGACTTACCGATGCCGAAGAAGCAGAATTAGGTACTGATTCTAATTCAGCAGATTCTGATGGCGACGGACTTACTGATGCGGACGAAATCAACACTTACGAAACAGACCCTCTGAACTCTGACACTGACGGCGATGGCCTGAGTGACGGTGACGAAGTTAACTCTTATAACACCGATCCTAACAGTACAGATTCTGACGGCGACGGGCTCAGCGATGGCGATGAAATCAACGAGCACGAAACAGATCCTAACAATGCCGACTCTGACGGTGACGGACTCAATGACTATGATGAAGTAATGACTCATGGCACGAATCCTAACAACGCAGATTCTGACGGCGACGGATTTACTGACATGCAGGAAATCGATATGGGTACCAACCCTACCGACGACAGCGACCCTGTTTACCTGACTGAAGATTCTTTCACTACTATCAACTTCGACTTTGACCGCTCTAACATCCGAGCTGATGCAGCTGAAGCACTGATGGATAATGTTGAAGTTCTTAAAGACGCTCCTGCCTTCCGTGTACGCGTTGACGCTTACACTGACCACGTGGGTGGCGATCAGTATAACTTACGACTCAGCCTTCGACGTGCAACTTCTGTTGTAGACTTCTACACAGAAAACGGCATTTCTGAAGACCGCATCGAATCTCGTGGTTTAGGAAAAGCTCCTGTTGAGTGTACCGAAGCTGAAATGGATGCCAACACACCCGGTTGCGAAAGAAACCGACGTGCAGAATCACATCCTGTCAGCACCCTGAAATACCAGCCGGGAATGTAA
- a CDS encoding FecR family protein encodes MSIIKKKLYAFIVLLVVAGFALPEIVRAQSERPIAIVKRFKPDVTLKNLEVDKYIELNLEENKGERLFNGDSLITDEEGFALVVFMDASVAKVKPSSLLILNGSVATASKAMNTRINLKNGEIFLNVEPQGGNDFEVATSRSLASVQGTDFGSRFDGFVWVEEGQVDVTALNSGQTVSLFEQMYAQVDEQGNSVESGTLTPEELNDLGEGYDEMENDLVQKEIILRFRDQNGQLREVRIDVFEESDN; translated from the coding sequence ATGAGTATCATTAAAAAGAAATTGTATGCTTTTATCGTACTGCTTGTTGTAGCAGGGTTTGCACTGCCGGAAATTGTCCGGGCTCAATCGGAACGACCAATTGCAATTGTAAAACGGTTCAAACCTGATGTTACACTTAAAAACCTTGAAGTTGATAAGTACATTGAGCTTAACCTCGAAGAGAACAAAGGTGAGAGACTGTTTAACGGTGATTCTCTCATTACGGATGAAGAAGGTTTTGCCCTGGTCGTATTTATGGATGCCAGCGTGGCTAAGGTGAAACCCAGTTCATTGTTGATTCTGAACGGTTCCGTAGCCACGGCTTCGAAGGCCATGAATACCCGGATTAATTTGAAGAACGGGGAAATATTCTTGAATGTGGAACCACAGGGAGGCAATGATTTTGAAGTGGCCACCAGCCGCTCGCTCGCTTCGGTTCAGGGAACTGATTTCGGTAGCCGTTTTGATGGTTTTGTATGGGTGGAAGAAGGGCAAGTTGATGTGACAGCTCTTAATTCCGGCCAAACGGTATCTTTGTTTGAGCAAATGTATGCCCAGGTAGATGAGCAGGGCAACAGTGTTGAGTCGGGTACACTGACACCGGAAGAATTGAATGACCTGGGAGAAGGGTACGATGAAATGGAGAACGATCTCGTTCAAAAAGAAATCATCCTCAGGTTCAGAGACCAAAACGGACAGCTTCGGGAAGTAAGAATCGATGTGTTTGAGGAAAGTGATAATTAA